In Candidatus Paceibacterota bacterium, a genomic segment contains:
- the rplL gene encoding 50S ribosomal protein L7/L12, whose amino-acid sequence MLEETKNAEATVAVPSKFKDIVESIDKMSVVDLNELVKLLEKKFGVSAAAVAVAAPAAGGAAAEEKSTFNVELKDAGANKIAIIKIVKEVLGLGLKEAKDMVDAAPKMLKEGVKKEDAEKIKKDIEAAGGKVELK is encoded by the coding sequence ATGTTAGAGGAAACAAAAAATGCTGAAGCTACGGTAGCGGTCCCGAGTAAGTTTAAGGACATTGTTGAGTCAATCGACAAGATGTCAGTAGTTGATCTAAACGAGCTGGTCAAATTATTGGAAAAGAAGTTCGGTGTTTCAGCCGCAGCTGTTGCTGTTGCTGCTCCGGCCGCCGGCGGTGCCGCAGCGGAAGAGAAGTCAACTTTCAACGTTGAGCTCAAAGATGCCGGTGCCAACAAAATTGCCATCATTAAAATTGTTAAGGAAGTCTTGGGCCTTGGTTTGAAAGAGGCTAAAGACATGGTAGATGCCGCTCCTAAAATGTTGAAGGAAGGTGTCAAGAAGGAGGATGCCGAGAAGATCAAGAAAGATATCGAGGCAGCAGGAGGCAAGGTCGAATTGAAGTAG
- the rplJ gene encoding 50S ribosomal protein L10: MAVSKQKKGEILEGLKKIFKEAKTVVFVNFHKLTVADATALRNELRKVGVNYLVAKKTLTRKALEHTKTQGELPTLEGEMALAYLKEGDDITSPARGIHEFSKTHKDVISIMGGVFEGKLIGQEEMKVIALIPGMQTLRAQFVNVINSPIQGFVMALSEIAKKKAA; this comes from the coding sequence ATGGCAGTATCAAAACAGAAGAAAGGTGAAATTCTGGAAGGTCTCAAAAAGATTTTCAAGGAGGCCAAAACGGTGGTCTTTGTGAACTTTCACAAATTGACTGTCGCTGACGCCACCGCTTTGCGCAATGAATTGCGAAAAGTTGGCGTCAACTATCTGGTCGCGAAAAAGACTTTGACTCGAAAAGCTTTGGAGCACACCAAAACACAGGGGGAGTTGCCGACCTTGGAAGGCGAGATGGCTTTGGCCTATCTCAAAGAAGGTGATGATATCACTTCGCCAGCTCGAGGTATTCACGAATTCAGCAAGACTCACAAGGATGTCATCTCAATTATGGGTGGCGTTTTTGAGGGAAAGCTCATCGGCCAAGAGGAGATGAAAGTCATCGCCCTTATCCCTGGTATGCAGACTCTGCGAGCGCAGTTTGTTAACGTCATCAACAGTCCGATTCAAGGATTTGTTATGGCACTAAGTGAAATTGCAAAGAAAAAAGCGGCTTAA
- a CDS encoding right-handed parallel beta-helix repeat-containing protein: MMFSFLTKVIFASVVLFFAFSSSVFAQAEDGCEISGYSILTINGILTNEVSARENKDALKKLLPAKYNNERVVVDFLWNPSHLGGGGDFAKTVEQGLYDNETVVDYDLIEMLKVASEKVQTQKLLIVAHSQGNFYANNFYDVVADQAGGVPKGSLGVYGVATPSGRVAGGGKYLTSTNDLAIAKIVGKILGRNILPPNIEIPVHEGDEFWRHDFSQIYLKYQGARVVSDIREALDRLKNNDTQVADKPCIDSPAFSIKQVAKGVAFGVFDPIFGGTEKVMVATVSGLYQGGLAVAKAGVWTFSTLAQFGDFVASTISSVFAGSADSVALSGNVGLALSAIDKARIDQAIIDSRNRILAERVLVPNASNSDQPVVVALAPEDSEQNSELVDEPESPKLIFIGPTIIPGYGGGIPFKPPPVAVPVEAEVLDDLSSPPPPAPGLTGSQCLASLATDGCLLATTTLQFSWAPVEGAQFYALDQNGVYSTTTETAVQVVAPDFSDYIFGVSAVDTLNQTSATSTQTVSVATIPIAINEIAWMGTGASASDEWLEIKNNTDHTIDLSQWEIQATVGTPHIALSGVIRPREYLVFERTNDDTITDVLAYQVYTGSLGNNGEQLSLSYASTTLDQTPAISSGGWAAGSNVSSTTRATMERFASMESGLNLSNWGTNLGFIRNGSDADSNEINGTPGERNSVNYLINKGQDILTDLSLGDDESIYIVTNQQEVSASSTLSIEPGTIIKFKSLSSLDFFGQLQANGTVDNEITFQAFDGGHAGSLNFKDAIGTSTISNANFENLEGVSVYGNARLDISDTDFTNNESGIEVYDNGVAVLNNLNFASTTREAVSGYDLASISLSSSTISNTLQTDAVGVYGGKFTMSSSTIDGVSGGDAISVYNTDVLVKNSVLKNGESDGVSVYKGTVEIQDSTISGFTNGSGVDIYRPDEPVKISNTEVTGNEVGVMLDSEDSVIIDSESNVHDNGTSEADNIVF, translated from the coding sequence ATGATGTTCAGTTTTTTGACAAAAGTAATTTTTGCCTCGGTTGTACTGTTTTTTGCCTTTTCATCATCAGTTTTTGCACAAGCTGAAGACGGGTGTGAAATAAGTGGTTATAGCATTCTTACAATAAACGGGATTCTAACTAATGAGGTTAGTGCTAGAGAAAATAAAGATGCATTAAAAAAACTTTTACCTGCTAAATATAATAATGAGCGAGTAGTTGTCGATTTTCTCTGGAACCCATCACACCTTGGCGGAGGCGGGGATTTTGCGAAGACTGTTGAGCAAGGATTGTACGATAATGAGACTGTCGTTGACTATGACTTGATCGAAATGCTGAAGGTGGCGAGCGAGAAAGTCCAAACTCAAAAGCTGTTAATTGTTGCCCACTCACAGGGCAATTTTTATGCCAACAATTTTTATGATGTGGTGGCCGACCAAGCCGGTGGAGTACCCAAGGGCTCCCTCGGAGTTTACGGGGTGGCAACTCCGTCTGGGCGAGTGGCAGGAGGCGGAAAATATCTGACTTCGACCAATGATCTGGCAATTGCAAAAATTGTCGGGAAGATTCTAGGAAGAAATATTTTACCACCCAACATTGAGATTCCGGTGCACGAAGGAGACGAATTCTGGCGGCACGATTTTTCACAAATCTATTTAAAGTATCAAGGCGCTCGGGTTGTGAGCGATATTCGAGAGGCGCTTGATAGGCTTAAAAATAACGATACTCAAGTTGCCGATAAGCCTTGTATCGATTCACCAGCTTTTTCAATCAAGCAGGTTGCCAAAGGCGTTGCGTTCGGGGTTTTCGACCCAATTTTTGGTGGTACTGAAAAGGTGATGGTGGCGACTGTCTCCGGTCTTTATCAAGGCGGCTTGGCTGTTGCTAAGGCCGGGGTCTGGACTTTCAGTACGCTTGCTCAATTTGGAGACTTTGTGGCGAGCACAATTTCCTCGGTGTTTGCCGGCTCAGCCGACAGCGTCGCTTTGTCTGGCAACGTGGGATTGGCGCTCTCGGCGATTGATAAAGCGAGAATTGATCAAGCAATAATTGATTCAAGGAATAGGATTTTAGCTGAAAGGGTCTTGGTTCCAAATGCCTCCAATTCGGATCAACCCGTTGTCGTTGCCTTAGCGCCAGAGGATTCGGAGCAAAACTCTGAATTGGTAGATGAGCCTGAAAGCCCAAAATTAATTTTTATCGGACCGACAATTATTCCCGGGTATGGCGGAGGGATTCCTTTTAAACCTCCCCCAGTTGCGGTTCCGGTCGAGGCCGAGGTGTTAGATGATTTAAGTTCGCCGCCACCTCCGGCACCCGGTCTTACCGGTTCGCAATGTCTGGCCTCGCTCGCGACCGATGGCTGTCTTTTGGCAACCACAACCTTGCAGTTTTCTTGGGCACCGGTTGAGGGTGCCCAATTTTACGCTCTTGACCAGAACGGCGTCTATTCAACAACCACTGAAACGGCCGTTCAAGTTGTCGCACCGGATTTTAGCGATTACATTTTTGGTGTTTCGGCCGTTGATACTTTGAATCAAACGAGCGCTACTAGCACACAAACCGTTTCGGTGGCCACAATTCCCATTGCTATTAACGAAATTGCCTGGATGGGCACTGGGGCGTCGGCGAGTGATGAGTGGCTGGAAATTAAAAACAATACTGACCACACGATTGATTTGTCACAGTGGGAAATTCAGGCTACTGTTGGCACACCGCACATCGCTCTCTCTGGTGTGATCAGGCCTCGCGAGTATTTGGTTTTCGAGCGGACCAATGACGATACAATTACTGATGTTCTGGCCTACCAAGTTTACACCGGTTCGCTCGGCAACAACGGGGAACAGCTTAGCCTGTCTTACGCTTCGACCACTCTGGACCAAACGCCGGCAATTTCTTCCGGAGGTTGGGCTGCCGGTTCAAATGTTAGTAGTACCACTCGAGCGACCATGGAGCGTTTTGCCTCAATGGAAAGTGGTTTGAACTTGAGTAATTGGGGTACCAATTTGGGATTTATCAGGAACGGTTCGGATGCTGATAGCAATGAAATAAATGGGACACCAGGCGAAAGAAATAGTGTTAATTATCTCATTAATAAGGGCCAGGATATCCTCACAGACCTGTCTCTCGGCGATGATGAGTCCATTTATATTGTCACCAATCAACAAGAAGTTAGTGCTTCTAGTACGCTGTCAATTGAGCCGGGGACAATCATCAAGTTTAAATCTTTAAGCAGTCTGGATTTTTTTGGTCAACTTCAGGCCAATGGTACGGTCGATAACGAAATAACCTTTCAGGCATTCGATGGTGGTCACGCTGGCAGTCTCAATTTTAAGGATGCTATCGGCACGAGTACAATTTCAAATGCTAATTTTGAAAATCTCGAAGGGGTGAGTGTTTACGGAAACGCTCGTTTGGACATTAGTGATACAGATTTTACTAATAACGAGTCGGGTATTGAGGTCTATGACAACGGTGTGGCAGTCCTCAATAATTTAAACTTTGCTAGTACTACGCGGGAAGCCGTTTCGGGTTATGATTTGGCCTCGATTTCTCTCTCATCCTCGACAATCAGTAATACTTTACAGACCGACGCCGTCGGTGTCTACGGTGGTAAATTTACAATGTCTTCCTCGACAATTGATGGTGTGTCTGGCGGGGATGCCATCTCTGTCTATAATACTGATGTTCTGGTTAAAAACTCGGTGCTGAAAAATGGCGAGAGTGATGGGGTGTCGGTTTACAAAGGTACGGTCGAAATCCAAGATTCAACAATCTCCGGTTTTACTAATGGGTCAGGAGTTGATATTTATAGGCCAGATGAACCGGTAAAGATTTCAAATACCGAAGTGACTGGAAATGAAGTCGGGGTAATGTTGGATTCAGAAGATTCAGTCATCATTGATTCTGAGTCAAATGTTCACGACAACGGAACGAGCGAGGCGGATAATATTGTTTTTTAG
- a CDS encoding transposase, translating into MFRDLSFAPGEFYHLYNRGADKREIFLEPYDYARFTKFLYLANSVSPVNLRETPSNAFSFVKNDTLVDIGAYCLMPNHFHLLVREKSDGNITKFMRKLLTSHSKYFNKKHKRSGTLFEGRFKAKHVNGDDYLKYLLAYIHLNPVKLIDSKWKEDGIKDIEKAKKHLTNYKHSSYLDYLNSNREEEKILNKNGFPEYFETAKGFQSMINNWLDYKNLDF; encoded by the coding sequence ATGTTTAGAGACCTCAGTTTTGCCCCTGGAGAATTTTATCATCTATACAACCGCGGAGCTGACAAGCGTGAAATATTTCTGGAACCTTACGACTACGCCCGATTCACCAAATTTTTATATCTAGCAAATAGTGTCTCCCCTGTTAATTTGCGCGAAACGCCCTCAAATGCTTTCAGTTTCGTCAAAAACGATACCCTTGTCGATATTGGCGCTTACTGCCTCATGCCAAACCACTTCCATTTACTCGTCAGAGAAAAGTCTGATGGAAATATCACAAAATTTATGCGGAAACTTTTGACCTCGCATTCTAAATATTTTAATAAAAAACACAAACGCTCTGGGACACTTTTTGAGGGCCGCTTTAAAGCCAAGCATGTCAATGGTGATGATTATTTGAAATACCTGCTAGCCTACATCCACCTGAATCCCGTCAAATTAATCGACTCAAAGTGGAAGGAAGACGGAATTAAGGATATTGAAAAAGCTAAAAAACACTTAACGAATTACAAACACTCGAGCTACCTGGATTATCTGAATTCAAATCGAGAAGAAGAGAAAATCTTAAACAAAAACGGCTTTCCCGAGTATTTTGAAACAGCTAAGGGTTTTCAGTCAATGATTAACAACTGGTTAGACTACAAAAACCTAGATTTTTAG
- a CDS encoding peptidoglycan-binding domain-containing protein gives MSITKTKSAKIFAGILGVTLALALFVGVGVQTVSAGALTDAQVQSILGLLSSFGADQSVINNVKASLTGSAPVSAPSAGSYTFTRSLTVGSTGADVKALQQFLNGKGFAVAASGAGSAGNETSTFGPATKAALAKFQAANGISPAVGYFGSLTMAKVNAMGGPVSTVPTTPTTPTTPTAPVGSGLTVSAPVQPSASLAPYNATRVKFTKVTLTASADGDVSVNGVTVERTGLAQDDNFAGVVLIDEDGSQIGIAKTFNSNHQLTLSGPVVVKAGTSKTLTIGGNMAAQATVHAGEVASLTVVSVSANAPVAGVLPITGAAHTINATLSLGTVTMTRGGYDPTTSQTKEIGTTAYTFSSVKVTAGSAEKVFLRSIRWNQTGSASASDMANLKTYVDGVSYDAVSSSDGKYFTSIFPGNGILIDKGFSKDISIKGDIIGGSSRTIDFDIAKRTDIDLMGETYGYGVTPPQTGTSVPTADTAAFSSSEDPWYDAAQVTMSNGTMTVSVDTVGAPATNIAVNAPDQKIAGFTVEVKGEPITVQTMVFTIATSSGTNSSVSTDGLLDNVTLVDANGAVLAGPVDEVTARTVTFSSTVTFPIGANKYYLKGKLPTGVWNGSVFTAAANPSSAFTTVKGVNTGNSITPTPNATLTGSQMTVRSGALSISVSSLPSARSVVAGAQKFEYARYILDATNSGEDARLTNIGLSLSGGATATYLTSCNLYDGQSLTSPIVTQSAVDPSTSNDSDITFTFSGNGLVVPKGTAKTLSLRCNSSSSATSGSFIWGINAQSSYTGVTGVTSGATIAETITIADGQTMTGSSAGTFTVAEDTSLLYKMAQAGASDVVIGRFDFVGATEDIDLKQIALKLAYTASSSPADISNKVKLYKGSVSTANYLGEAQFGGGNPDNATSTLSTPVRLTKGGDSVRIVVTADLGVQDPDTGTPGAFIGVSVDGSNVGINGTYGTGVDSGSTVSSGTTSDQTSDGLRIFRTVPYITVTSNGGTLSASADLYKFTVTNPNSRSVVFQKFTFSLATTGGNVNGFTLYGDSVAFNTSAVTVNSTEGDVLEITASGTSEAQIIPANSSKTYILKASTATDTASVSESVNLALLADTSYPSLANNMGTVTSVELGAANTDNIVWSPFSTTTPVATAATQSNLDWTNGYGMPGFPSNTAFPIQTWTRAN, from the coding sequence ATGAGTATTACAAAAACTAAATCTGCAAAGATTTTTGCCGGCATCCTAGGTGTTACCTTGGCGCTAGCTCTCTTTGTAGGAGTAGGAGTTCAGACTGTAAGCGCCGGTGCGCTTACTGATGCGCAAGTTCAGTCAATCTTGGGTTTACTCTCAAGCTTCGGTGCTGATCAAAGTGTCATCAACAATGTCAAAGCTTCCCTAACCGGGAGCGCTCCAGTTTCAGCTCCGTCAGCAGGTTCTTACACTTTCACCAGAAGCCTCACTGTAGGTTCAACTGGTGCTGATGTAAAAGCCCTTCAGCAATTCCTAAACGGTAAAGGTTTCGCAGTCGCAGCTTCCGGCGCTGGTTCAGCTGGAAATGAGACTTCAACCTTCGGTCCTGCCACTAAAGCAGCTTTGGCTAAATTCCAAGCTGCTAATGGTATCAGCCCGGCAGTAGGTTACTTCGGCTCTCTCACGATGGCCAAAGTAAACGCCATGGGTGGCCCTGTTTCCACCGTCCCAACTACCCCGACTACCCCAACCACTCCGACAGCCCCAGTTGGTTCAGGTCTAACAGTTTCCGCTCCGGTTCAGCCGTCAGCTTCACTCGCTCCTTACAATGCAACTCGCGTTAAATTCACCAAAGTGACTTTGACTGCCAGTGCAGATGGCGATGTGTCTGTTAACGGTGTCACTGTTGAGCGAACAGGCTTGGCACAAGATGACAACTTTGCCGGAGTCGTCCTCATTGACGAGGATGGTTCCCAAATTGGAATCGCCAAGACTTTCAACTCAAATCATCAATTGACTTTGTCAGGCCCAGTAGTTGTTAAGGCCGGCACCTCAAAGACTTTGACTATCGGCGGTAACATGGCTGCACAAGCCACTGTTCACGCTGGTGAAGTCGCTTCTTTGACTGTCGTCTCGGTTTCAGCTAACGCCCCAGTCGCTGGAGTTCTTCCAATCACTGGCGCCGCTCACACCATCAACGCTACTTTGAGCCTCGGTACTGTCACCATGACTCGAGGTGGTTATGACCCAACTACTAGCCAAACTAAAGAAATCGGTACCACTGCGTACACTTTCTCTTCAGTAAAGGTTACTGCTGGTTCAGCTGAGAAGGTTTTCTTGCGATCAATTCGCTGGAATCAGACCGGTTCAGCTTCCGCTTCTGACATGGCCAACCTAAAGACTTATGTCGACGGTGTTAGCTACGATGCAGTTTCAAGTTCTGATGGTAAGTACTTTACTTCCATCTTCCCTGGTAACGGCATTCTAATTGATAAAGGTTTCTCAAAAGATATCTCTATCAAGGGTGACATCATTGGCGGTTCTTCAAGAACTATCGACTTCGATATCGCCAAGAGAACTGATATTGATTTGATGGGTGAGACCTATGGTTATGGCGTCACTCCTCCTCAAACCGGTACTTCTGTTCCTACTGCTGATACCGCGGCCTTCAGTTCATCTGAAGATCCTTGGTACGATGCTGCCCAGGTCACTATGTCTAACGGTACTATGACTGTTAGCGTTGATACTGTCGGCGCTCCGGCCACCAACATCGCTGTCAACGCTCCGGATCAAAAGATCGCGGGCTTCACAGTCGAGGTTAAGGGTGAGCCGATCACTGTTCAGACTATGGTATTCACTATCGCGACTTCGTCAGGAACCAACTCGTCAGTTTCAACTGATGGTTTGCTAGACAATGTCACCTTGGTTGATGCCAACGGCGCAGTTTTGGCCGGTCCGGTTGATGAGGTCACTGCTCGAACAGTCACCTTCTCTTCTACCGTCACCTTCCCAATCGGTGCCAACAAGTACTACTTGAAAGGCAAGTTGCCAACTGGAGTTTGGAATGGTTCCGTCTTCACTGCCGCAGCTAACCCATCAAGTGCCTTCACTACCGTTAAAGGCGTTAACACTGGTAACTCAATCACTCCGACCCCTAACGCTACTTTGACTGGTTCCCAGATGACCGTTCGTTCAGGTGCTCTTAGCATCTCGGTTTCTTCTTTGCCGTCAGCTCGATCAGTCGTTGCTGGTGCTCAGAAGTTCGAGTATGCTAGATACATCCTCGACGCAACCAACTCTGGAGAAGATGCTCGATTGACCAACATCGGTCTCTCATTGAGTGGTGGTGCTACCGCTACTTATTTGACCAGCTGTAATTTGTACGATGGTCAGTCATTAACTTCACCGATTGTCACTCAAAGTGCGGTTGATCCTTCAACCAGCAACGACAGTGACATTACCTTTACATTCTCTGGCAACGGCCTAGTTGTTCCAAAGGGAACCGCCAAGACTTTGTCATTGCGATGTAATTCATCGTCTTCAGCCACTTCAGGTAGCTTTATCTGGGGCATCAACGCCCAGTCTTCTTACACGGGAGTCACTGGCGTCACCTCGGGTGCTACGATTGCTGAAACCATCACTATTGCTGATGGCCAGACAATGACAGGTTCTAGCGCCGGTACCTTTACCGTCGCAGAAGACACCTCATTGCTCTACAAGATGGCCCAAGCCGGTGCTTCTGATGTTGTCATCGGACGCTTCGACTTTGTCGGTGCAACTGAAGATATCGATCTAAAGCAGATTGCTTTGAAACTGGCTTACACCGCTTCAAGTTCTCCTGCTGATATCTCAAACAAGGTCAAACTCTACAAGGGTAGTGTTTCTACCGCCAACTACTTGGGCGAAGCTCAATTCGGTGGTGGTAATCCTGACAACGCAACTTCAACCCTATCAACCCCGGTTAGACTAACCAAGGGTGGTGATTCAGTTCGAATCGTTGTCACGGCTGACCTCGGCGTTCAAGATCCTGATACTGGTACCCCTGGTGCTTTCATCGGTGTATCTGTAGATGGCTCGAATGTTGGTATCAACGGAACTTATGGTACTGGTGTTGATTCAGGTTCAACTGTTTCTTCAGGAACAACCTCCGATCAAACCTCTGATGGTTTGAGAATCTTCCGAACAGTGCCTTACATTACAGTTACCAGCAACGGTGGCACATTGTCCGCTTCAGCTGACCTGTACAAGTTCACTGTCACCAACCCAAATAGCCGATCAGTAGTCTTCCAGAAGTTCACATTCTCACTTGCTACAACAGGTGGCAATGTTAACGGCTTCACTCTCTACGGCGATTCAGTGGCCTTCAATACCTCTGCTGTCACTGTCAACTCAACCGAGGGTGATGTCTTGGAAATTACTGCTAGTGGAACCTCAGAAGCTCAAATCATTCCAGCTAACAGCTCAAAGACTTACATCTTGAAGGCTTCAACTGCGACTGACACCGCTTCTGTGTCGGAGTCTGTTAACCTCGCCCTTCTCGCTGACACCTCATACCCTTCGTTGGCAAACAACATGGGTACGGTCACTTCAGTCGAACTTGGCGCTGCTAACACCGATAACATCGTCTGGTCGCCGTTCTCGACCACAACCCCTGTCGCTACAGCTGCTACACAAAGCAACCTAGACTGGACCAACGGATACGGTATGCCTGGATTCCCATCCAATACCGCCTTCCCAATCCAGACTTGGACACGGGCTAACTAA
- a CDS encoding DNA translocase FtsK 4TM domain-containing protein, producing the protein MAKKKNRDRSENSEGGSGKFWKFSDLKSETRQGVFAIIASVFTLFFILAAFDKAGFLGEKTYGLLHYLLGAGYFLLPLLGVMLAISLFKSLDRHFDSLQAIGALIFFLSGLGIVELVAPGKGGEVGSLIASPIYKLFDLYAGLIILAALLVISLFIIFDTNLLTHFGGLWQKLFNRNKKEKVREMKIIGGENLEDEEVGPESDSDEDEESENDEDEEVATQIEKPKKLKVKGGEEADSVEGIALTPRHISFKKFVPIPLSLLETDKGKPGVGDIKANANIIKRTLQNFGITVEMDEISIGPSVTRYSLKPAEGVKLSRIVALNNDLSLALAAHPIRIEAPIPGKSLVGIEIPNSIKSTVGLATLLSSPDFQTSEKPLMVSLGKGISGISHFANLAKMPHLLIAGATGSGKSVTIHAIITSLLFRNSPENMKLILIDPKRVELTLYNKIPHLLTPVITDPKKAILALKWAAKEMDRRYDILESESVRDIDSYHKTVLMPEMKKLEKRDGEVADGEKLPEPMPYIAIVIDELADIMTSYPRELESAIVRLAQMSRAVGIHLILSTQRPSVNVITGLIKANVPARIALQVSSQIDSRTILDTGGAEKLLGAGDMLYLSGEMSKPARIQSAFISETEVKKVVKFLAQSYETEIPQDITAIPGQGNGDSLIFSQVSFNDEEALEDDDELYEQAREEVLHAGKASTSYIQRKLRVGYARAARLMDILEERGVIGPADGAKPREVLIGKSEEADFGKTPEDSSAPKVEN; encoded by the coding sequence ATGGCAAAAAAGAAAAACAGAGACCGCTCCGAAAATTCCGAAGGTGGTAGTGGAAAATTTTGGAAATTTAGTGACTTAAAATCTGAAACTAGGCAAGGTGTCTTTGCAATCATCGCCTCAGTTTTTACCTTATTTTTTATTTTAGCCGCCTTCGACAAGGCCGGCTTTTTGGGTGAAAAGACTTACGGACTACTCCACTACCTTTTAGGAGCCGGCTATTTTCTTTTGCCGCTTTTGGGGGTAATGCTTGCCATTAGTTTATTCAAATCGCTGGATCGCCACTTTGATTCCCTGCAAGCCATCGGCGCGCTAATCTTTTTCCTCTCCGGTCTTGGCATTGTCGAATTGGTTGCCCCGGGCAAAGGTGGCGAGGTTGGTTCGCTAATCGCGAGCCCGATTTACAAACTTTTTGATCTGTATGCCGGTTTGATTATCTTAGCCGCCCTTTTGGTGATTTCCCTGTTTATAATTTTTGACACTAACCTCCTCACCCACTTCGGCGGGCTCTGGCAGAAACTTTTCAATCGCAACAAAAAGGAAAAAGTCAGGGAAATGAAAATTATCGGTGGCGAAAATTTGGAGGACGAAGAAGTCGGGCCGGAATCTGATTCGGATGAAGACGAAGAAAGTGAAAACGATGAGGATGAAGAAGTGGCCACTCAAATTGAAAAGCCTAAAAAGTTAAAAGTTAAAGGTGGTGAAGAGGCCGATTCGGTCGAAGGTATCGCCCTTACTCCACGACACATCTCATTCAAAAAATTTGTCCCTATCCCTCTCTCCTTACTTGAAACCGACAAAGGCAAACCGGGGGTCGGTGACATCAAAGCCAACGCCAACATCATCAAGCGCACTTTGCAGAACTTCGGCATCACGGTTGAGATGGACGAGATCTCGATTGGCCCGTCGGTCACCCGCTATTCCCTAAAACCAGCTGAGGGTGTCAAACTCTCCCGTATTGTCGCCTTGAACAACGACCTCTCATTGGCTTTGGCAGCTCACCCAATTCGCATCGAGGCCCCTATCCCGGGCAAATCTTTGGTTGGCATCGAAATTCCTAACAGTATTAAAAGTACAGTTGGCCTCGCTACCCTACTCTCGAGCCCCGACTTCCAGACCTCCGAAAAACCTTTGATGGTTTCCTTGGGCAAAGGCATCTCGGGCATTTCGCACTTCGCCAACTTGGCCAAAATGCCTCACCTTTTGATTGCCGGCGCCACCGGCTCCGGTAAATCAGTCACCATCCACGCCATCATCACCTCCCTCTTATTCCGAAATTCTCCAGAGAACATGAAGCTCATCTTAATCGACCCGAAACGAGTCGAGCTTACTCTTTATAACAAAATCCCTCACCTGCTCACTCCAGTCATCACTGACCCAAAAAAGGCAATCTTGGCCCTCAAGTGGGCAGCTAAAGAAATGGACCGACGTTATGACATCCTCGAGTCAGAGTCCGTGCGAGACATTGATTCTTACCACAAGACCGTCTTAATGCCGGAAATGAAGAAGCTTGAGAAGCGGGACGGTGAAGTTGCCGATGGCGAAAAATTGCCCGAACCAATGCCTTACATCGCGATTGTCATCGATGAGTTGGCCGATATTATGACTTCTTATCCACGAGAATTAGAATCGGCCATTGTCCGTCTTGCCCAGATGAGCCGTGCCGTCGGTATTCACCTGATTCTTTCGACCCAGCGACCATCAGTCAATGTTATTACCGGTCTTATTAAAGCCAACGTGCCGGCTCGAATCGCCCTCCAAGTTTCGTCCCAAATCGACTCCCGTACCATTCTTGACACCGGTGGTGCCGAAAAACTTTTGGGTGCCGGTGATATGCTTTATCTCTCTGGCGAAATGTCCAAACCCGCCCGAATTCAATCGGCCTTTATCTCTGAAACTGAAGTTAAAAAAGTTGTAAAGTTCTTGGCCCAAAGCTACGAGACCGAAATTCCTCAAGATATCACTGCAATCCCCGGCCAAGGCAATGGCGATAGTCTGATATTCTCTCAAGTTTCTTTTAACGACGAAGAAGCCCTTGAAGATGACGACGAACTTTATGAGCAGGCGCGCGAGGAAGTGTTGCACGCCGGCAAGGCTTCGACTTCCTACATTCAGAGAAAATTGCGCGTCGGTTACGCCAGAGCTGCTCGCTTGATGGACATCTTAGAGGAACGCGGTGTTATCGGACCGGCTGATGGTGCCAAGCCTAGAGAGGTTCTAATCGGCAAATCAGAGGAAGCCGATTTCGGCAAGACTCCGGAAGACAGCTCGGCCCCAAAAGTAGAAAATTAA